A genomic region of Lysinibacillus sp. 2017 contains the following coding sequences:
- a CDS encoding carotenoid oxygenase family protein translates to MVRELPAFNNPYYEENLYGPAKDELFVEQLTVIEGHVPNDIYGAYIRNGPNPKHNPNGRYHWFDGDGMLHGVYFNDGKVSYRNRYVQTKAFQHEAIEGRAIWTGLLENPKNNPFFEKEKNSSNTDVVFHNGNLLSLWYRAGQPYKVDALTLETIGIEDFGGQLTCNVSAHSKVDEHTGEFLFFDYGNTYPYMMYGVASADGQLKHCVPIELPGPRLPHDMAITKNYSILMDLPLFNDPEAAKLGYYKSRFYRELPSRFGIIPRYGSAEEIKWFEAAPCYIYHVVNAWEEGDEIVMVCCRVKEPEPTQSKEDGPLERMLSFLRLDAQLHCWRFNLKTGAVKEYELCDANTEFPVINLDYTGIKSRYSYNVCITNGRTLEFDGVAKYDTWTGKSIRYEFGPGRFGTEGAYSPRPNATSEDDGYLITYVYDQIHDTSELIILDAQNFDLGPIARLEIPQRIPMGFHATWVNGESLYAE, encoded by the coding sequence ATGGTTCGTGAGTTACCTGCATTTAATAATCCTTATTATGAGGAAAATTTATATGGCCCAGCGAAGGATGAATTATTTGTCGAACAATTAACTGTGATTGAAGGACATGTGCCAAATGATATTTATGGTGCATACATCCGAAACGGTCCAAACCCAAAACATAATCCGAATGGTCGTTATCATTGGTTTGATGGAGATGGGATGTTACACGGAGTCTATTTTAATGATGGTAAAGTCAGTTACCGAAATCGCTATGTTCAAACGAAAGCATTTCAACACGAGGCAATCGAAGGACGGGCAATTTGGACGGGTCTACTTGAAAATCCAAAAAACAATCCGTTTTTCGAAAAAGAAAAAAATTCATCTAATACGGATGTTGTCTTCCACAATGGTAATTTATTAAGTCTCTGGTATCGAGCAGGTCAACCATATAAGGTCGATGCATTAACACTTGAAACAATAGGAATTGAGGACTTTGGTGGGCAACTTACATGTAATGTTTCAGCCCATTCAAAAGTCGATGAACACACAGGTGAATTTTTATTTTTTGATTACGGCAATACGTATCCTTACATGATGTACGGAGTCGCGTCTGCAGATGGACAACTTAAACATTGTGTGCCAATTGAGCTACCTGGTCCACGACTCCCTCATGACATGGCAATTACTAAAAATTATTCTATTTTAATGGATTTGCCATTGTTTAACGATCCAGAGGCCGCAAAGCTTGGCTATTACAAATCAAGGTTTTATCGGGAGCTACCAAGCCGCTTTGGCATTATTCCGCGCTACGGAAGTGCTGAAGAAATTAAATGGTTCGAAGCAGCTCCTTGTTATATATACCACGTTGTCAATGCTTGGGAGGAGGGAGATGAAATTGTCATGGTTTGCTGCCGTGTAAAAGAACCTGAACCAACACAATCAAAAGAGGATGGTCCACTTGAACGCATGCTATCGTTCTTACGTCTTGATGCACAGCTTCACTGCTGGCGTTTCAATTTAAAAACAGGCGCTGTAAAAGAATATGAACTTTGTGATGCCAATACAGAATTTCCTGTCATCAACTTAGATTACACAGGCATAAAATCACGTTATTCCTACAATGTTTGCATTACAAATGGGCGCACACTCGAATTTGATGGAGTTGCTAAATACGACACATGGACAGGAAAATCGATTCGCTATGAATTCGGTCCAGGACGCTTCGGCACAGAGGGCGCCTATTCCCCAAGACCTAATGCAACATCAGAGGATGATGGCTATTTAATCACCTATGTATATGATCAAATTCACGACACATCTGAATTAATCATTTTAGATGCCCAAAACTTCGACCTTGGACCAATTGCACGTTTAGAAATTCCACAGCGTATTCCGATGGGATTCCATGCTACATGGGTGAATGGCGAAAGCTTATACGCAGAATAA
- a CDS encoding nitronate monooxygenase family protein has product MRRPLPSTITKSLTLPIIAAPMFLVSGPQLVINCCKQGIVGSFPFQNARTIELLENWLEEITSSLSQDSNSAIWAANIVVHRSYERMDQELELVKRYKPPIVVTALGNPARVIEAVHSYGGLVFADVNSIDYAKKAASSGVDGLVLVCAGAGGHTGLLNSFAFVEEVRTFWDGFLCLAGGMSTGSSILACEALGVDFAYMGTKFILAEESLAPTAYKEMLTEATSADIILTDSFSGVPANMLRQSIEKAGYDPLNLKKKDKINFEQPLDGSKAWKDIWSAGHGVGRLSDIQPVSSIIEKLKEEYDTAKNKLLNSSSSTVK; this is encoded by the coding sequence ATGAGAAGACCATTACCATCAACAATAACTAAATCGCTCACTTTACCCATTATTGCGGCACCGATGTTTTTAGTTTCTGGGCCCCAACTTGTTATTAACTGCTGCAAACAGGGAATTGTAGGTTCTTTTCCGTTTCAAAATGCTAGAACAATAGAATTATTGGAAAATTGGCTGGAGGAAATTACTTCTTCCTTATCACAAGATTCTAATAGCGCAATTTGGGCAGCCAATATTGTCGTCCATAGATCTTATGAACGAATGGATCAGGAACTAGAACTTGTAAAACGGTATAAACCACCGATTGTCGTAACCGCACTTGGAAATCCTGCAAGAGTCATTGAAGCGGTGCATAGCTATGGTGGTCTCGTATTCGCTGATGTCAATTCAATTGATTATGCAAAAAAAGCTGCATCAAGTGGCGTAGATGGATTAGTACTCGTCTGTGCAGGAGCTGGTGGGCATACAGGTTTGTTAAATAGCTTTGCCTTTGTCGAGGAAGTTCGAACATTTTGGGATGGCTTTCTATGCTTAGCAGGTGGTATGTCAACGGGTTCTAGTATTTTAGCGTGTGAAGCATTAGGCGTTGATTTTGCTTATATGGGGACAAAATTCATTTTGGCAGAGGAAAGTCTTGCACCAACTGCCTACAAAGAAATGCTTACCGAAGCTACGAGTGCAGACATTATTTTAACGGATTCATTTTCAGGAGTTCCTGCGAATATGCTGCGTCAAAGCATCGAGAAAGCAGGATATGATCCTCTAAATTTAAAAAAGAAAGATAAAATCAATTTTGAACAGCCATTAGATGGTTCAAAAGCTTGGAAGGATATTTGGTCTGCGGGACATGGTGTCGGTCGATTATCCGATATTCAACCTGTCTCAAGCATTATTGAAAAATTAAAAGAAGAATATGACACTGCTAAAAATAAGTTACTTAATTCAAGCAGTTCAACCGTCAAATAA
- a CDS encoding sigma-54-dependent Fis family transcriptional regulator, with product MLNEQLAARFSYDGLCVIDKDGTGLYMNKAAATICNYSLEEFVGHNINQALKKGEISDSVGLLVAKRGKVITRIINIRGVDVLVTGTPIFDDEGILSKIILNVRDIYELNNLKMDQLLSIALKNRQSVQDEFPSDSLPDLENIVAKSKAFRNVIKLILRITKVDSTVYLRGESGVGKEVIVNLLHQYSPRANNPLIKVNCSAIPGPLLEAELFGYEKGAFTGADQRGKPGLFEQANGGTILLDEIGDMPIDLQAKILRVLQEHEVMRIGGRKTIPLNIRVVSATNKDLNELVKEGKFRLDLYYRLNIVPIEIPPLRERKEDIAPLAYYFLQKKNSKYKMNVKFAPGIIHLFSDYDWPGNVREMENMIERLVVMSEEDEISWSDLPFIHQRPDTLSQKPLKNLMLEIENKIIVEKLQQYRTTRKAANALGISQSTLVKKLQRFEQ from the coding sequence ATGCTTAATGAACAATTAGCGGCACGCTTTAGTTATGATGGTCTATGCGTTATAGATAAGGATGGAACGGGACTTTATATGAATAAAGCAGCAGCAACCATTTGTAACTATTCACTAGAAGAATTTGTTGGGCATAATATTAATCAAGCGTTGAAAAAGGGAGAAATTAGTGATTCAGTAGGTCTGTTAGTTGCTAAAAGAGGAAAAGTCATTACACGTATTATTAATATTCGAGGCGTTGATGTGCTTGTAACAGGTACACCGATTTTTGATGATGAAGGAATACTATCAAAAATTATATTAAATGTACGTGATATTTATGAATTAAATAACTTAAAGATGGATCAGCTTTTATCGATTGCTTTAAAAAATAGACAGAGTGTTCAAGATGAATTTCCGTCAGATTCCTTACCTGATTTAGAAAATATAGTGGCAAAAAGTAAAGCATTTCGAAATGTTATTAAATTAATTCTTCGGATAACAAAGGTAGATTCTACGGTTTACTTGCGCGGGGAGTCAGGTGTAGGGAAGGAAGTTATTGTGAACTTACTCCATCAATATAGTCCGCGTGCCAATAACCCACTTATTAAAGTCAATTGTTCAGCAATTCCAGGACCACTTTTAGAGGCGGAATTATTTGGCTATGAAAAAGGGGCTTTTACAGGTGCTGACCAACGCGGCAAGCCTGGGTTATTTGAGCAGGCAAATGGCGGCACAATTTTGCTAGATGAAATAGGGGACATGCCCATTGATTTACAAGCAAAAATTTTACGAGTGCTTCAGGAACATGAAGTCATGCGAATTGGGGGACGTAAAACAATCCCATTGAATATTCGAGTCGTTTCTGCGACTAATAAGGATTTGAATGAGCTTGTCAAAGAAGGGAAGTTTCGACTGGATTTGTATTACCGATTAAACATTGTACCCATTGAGATTCCCCCGCTACGAGAGCGGAAAGAGGACATTGCGCCGCTTGCCTATTATTTTTTACAAAAAAAGAACAGTAAATATAAGATGAATGTCAAATTTGCCCCGGGAATTATTCATTTGTTTTCAGATTACGATTGGCCAGGAAATGTTCGCGAAATGGAAAATATGATCGAACGATTAGTCGTTATGTCAGAGGAAGATGAAATTTCATGGAGTGACTTACCTTTTATTCATCAGCGGCCAGATACGCTGTCACAAAAGCCGTTAAAGAATTTAATGCTTGAAATAGAAAACAAAATAATCGTTGAAAAGCTTCAACAATATAGGACAACAAGAAAAGCCGCGAATGCTTTAGGGATTAGTCAGTCTACACTTGTTAAGAAATTACAACGCTTTGAACAATAG
- a CDS encoding alpha/beta hydrolase: protein MKRESVTFNSEGKFCAAWLYVPDNLNQPAPAIVMAHGFSLVKEAYLDRYADMFCKNGFVVLVFDYRNFGESESDKPQHLEPYEQIKDYRNAITWVSALPEVNAEQIGIWGTSYSGGHVLHIAAVDKRVKAVVAQVPTINGRKGAARKMGTEQLANFVHQLESYRASRYFTGEQQMMPVVSLDEPSAQPHPDAFEWFMRASKIAPNWKNEITFESMEHYLEYNPASFVEFISPTPLLMIAAMEDGITPPDLIIEAYEDWANEPKKLLQLPGGHFDVYDGFTFDQASEGALQWFLQHLVVHIAK from the coding sequence ATGAAAAGAGAAAGTGTGACATTCAACAGTGAAGGGAAATTCTGTGCGGCTTGGCTCTATGTACCTGATAATTTAAATCAGCCAGCTCCAGCAATCGTCATGGCGCACGGGTTTAGTTTAGTTAAGGAAGCTTATTTAGATCGTTATGCGGACATGTTTTGTAAAAATGGGTTTGTTGTACTTGTGTTTGATTATCGGAATTTCGGTGAAAGTGAAAGCGATAAGCCCCAGCATTTAGAGCCATATGAGCAAATTAAAGATTATCGTAATGCCATCACTTGGGTCAGTGCATTACCTGAAGTGAATGCAGAGCAAATCGGAATTTGGGGTACTTCTTATAGTGGTGGTCATGTACTACATATTGCTGCTGTAGATAAGCGAGTAAAAGCAGTAGTAGCTCAAGTGCCGACCATTAATGGACGAAAAGGTGCAGCGCGAAAAATGGGAACCGAACAACTAGCTAATTTTGTCCATCAATTAGAAAGTTATCGCGCGTCCCGATATTTTACAGGTGAACAGCAAATGATGCCTGTTGTTTCGCTAGATGAACCTTCTGCACAGCCACATCCGGATGCTTTTGAGTGGTTTATGAGGGCATCTAAGATAGCGCCCAATTGGAAAAATGAAATTACGTTTGAGTCGATGGAGCATTATTTAGAGTATAATCCTGCTAGCTTTGTCGAGTTTATCTCACCGACGCCCTTATTAATGATTGCTGCTATGGAGGACGGAATTACACCACCGGATTTAATCATTGAAGCTTACGAAGACTGGGCAAACGAGCCGAAAAAATTATTGCAGCTACCAGGTGGACATTTTGATGTATATGACGGCTTTACATTTGATCAGGCAAGTGAAGGAGCGCTGCAATGGTTTTTGCAACATTTAGTAGTGCATATTGCGAAATAG
- the rpoN gene encoding RNA polymerase factor sigma-54 — MQMDIQISPQIKQIMTMDTIFHLEILQLTNDELATMIADKALENPLLLVEDHFNRFSVDYSNLKRYDNRIEPFKVKQESVVEYLWELMPLQIELPNIQERVLRFLMEHLDEHLFLQVEISEVCKKFSISEEEIIECIELLQSFGPFGIASKNSKHFLELQVNLDEQAPPFALLFIQQELTAIANLQMSYLMKKYKMTKKEVLTTIAYIKGLQPFPKMPTLNEPSMFIIPDLQISLVAGQWIIEINNQLLPKVSINEGYIALLKEESLIKDYVEQQLKQAQLLVDGIEERKKTIYRIMNWLIQKQRYFLEKGQSGLIPLRLADAARELNLHESTISRAIRNKYVRTPFGMLMLKEFFPKGITYTENPNLTSDRIKQRIQQLIAGECSSKPLSDQQLVEFLKKEQILISRRTVAKYRESLTIPNSTKRAYA, encoded by the coding sequence ATGCAAATGGACATCCAAATTTCACCTCAAATAAAGCAAATCATGACAATGGATACGATCTTTCATTTAGAGATACTCCAATTAACAAATGACGAGTTGGCAACAATGATTGCCGACAAAGCGTTAGAAAACCCTTTATTGCTAGTAGAGGATCATTTTAATAGATTTTCAGTAGATTATTCCAATCTAAAAAGATATGACAATCGAATTGAACCTTTCAAAGTAAAGCAAGAAAGCGTTGTAGAGTATTTATGGGAGTTAATGCCTTTACAAATCGAACTACCAAATATTCAAGAACGAGTACTTCGTTTTTTAATGGAACATCTTGATGAACATTTATTTTTACAGGTGGAAATAAGTGAAGTATGTAAAAAATTTTCGATTTCCGAGGAAGAAATAATAGAATGTATTGAATTGCTTCAAAGCTTTGGTCCGTTTGGTATTGCATCAAAAAATAGTAAACACTTTTTGGAATTGCAAGTGAATTTAGATGAACAGGCACCCCCGTTTGCCTTATTATTTATTCAACAAGAGTTAACGGCTATTGCAAATCTTCAAATGTCTTACCTTATGAAGAAATATAAAATGACCAAAAAAGAAGTATTAACAACGATTGCTTATATAAAGGGATTGCAGCCATTTCCAAAAATGCCAACATTAAATGAACCTTCTATGTTCATCATTCCGGATTTACAGATTTCTTTGGTCGCAGGACAATGGATAATTGAAATAAACAACCAGCTGCTGCCTAAAGTATCAATAAATGAAGGTTATATTGCATTATTAAAAGAGGAATCTCTTATAAAAGATTATGTTGAACAACAGTTAAAGCAGGCACAGTTATTGGTAGATGGCATCGAAGAGCGAAAAAAGACAATTTATCGAATCATGAATTGGTTAATTCAAAAACAACGCTACTTTTTAGAAAAGGGTCAAAGTGGACTAATACCTCTACGATTAGCAGATGCAGCAAGGGAATTAAATTTACATGAATCAACGATTAGTCGCGCCATACGTAATAAATATGTAAGAACGCCGTTTGGGATGCTTATGTTAAAAGAATTTTTCCCGAAAGGCATTACTTATACAGAAAATCCGAACTTGACGAGTGATAGGATAAAGCAACGTATACAACAGTTAATAGCAGGAGAGTGTTCATCAAAGCCGCTATCTGACCAACAACTTGTCGAATTTTTGAAAAAGGAGCAAATCCTAATTTCGAGGAGGACTGTTGCGAAATATCGCGAAAGCTTAACGATTCCAAATTCAACAAAAAGAGCATATGCATGA
- a CDS encoding nodulation protein NfeD, whose protein sequence is MKRTKGFSWLFLMVMSIFLIFPSFTAFASGKVYEITIDNEIEMGLHQYLKRGFEEAKENNAQAIVLNMHTPGGAINAAVDIGKLIDETNIPVVAFINTNAISAGAYIALHADQIYMMPSATMGSAAPIKTSGDTAGDKVESYWLAEMTAAATNSGGGRDPIYAQAMVVKTDNLPKLSTPPGQLLTLTADDALKVGYSEGTVSSMEELLKVLKFEDAEVLTVEQTFSEKLARFITNPIVVPILLSIASIGLVVELYSPGFGISGTMGLASLGLFFFGHLVAGFAGYETFIIFVIGLILVVAEFFVPGGIVGILGGILILGSILFAGQSFVHMAYSILIAMIIAGIGMVILMKFFGKKLHMFNRLVLKDATTTEEGYVSNANRIDLIGKQGISLTPLRPAGTVVVDNERIDVVTEGGYVDAGKTVEVIKVEGSRIVVRELKEKGGEQV, encoded by the coding sequence ATGAAACGAACGAAGGGCTTTAGTTGGCTATTTTTGATGGTCATGTCGATTTTTTTAATTTTCCCTTCATTTACGGCGTTTGCGAGTGGAAAAGTGTATGAAATTACGATTGATAATGAAATTGAAATGGGTTTACACCAATATTTGAAGCGCGGCTTTGAAGAAGCAAAAGAAAATAATGCCCAAGCAATCGTATTAAATATGCATACACCAGGTGGAGCAATAAATGCGGCTGTAGATATCGGAAAATTAATTGATGAGACGAACATCCCTGTTGTTGCTTTTATTAATACAAATGCGATTTCAGCAGGTGCCTACATTGCGTTACATGCTGACCAAATTTATATGATGCCAAGCGCTACAATGGGTTCTGCAGCACCTATTAAGACTTCTGGAGATACGGCGGGAGACAAAGTTGAAAGTTATTGGTTAGCAGAAATGACCGCTGCGGCAACGAATTCTGGTGGAGGAAGAGATCCAATCTATGCCCAAGCAATGGTCGTCAAAACGGATAATCTACCTAAACTAAGTACACCTCCAGGGCAATTACTAACGTTGACAGCCGACGATGCATTAAAGGTTGGATATTCTGAAGGAACCGTAAGTTCAATGGAGGAACTTTTAAAAGTTTTAAAGTTTGAAGATGCTGAAGTTTTGACAGTTGAACAAACATTTTCTGAAAAGTTAGCCCGTTTCATTACGAATCCAATTGTTGTGCCAATTTTATTGTCGATTGCAAGTATAGGGTTAGTTGTCGAATTATATTCCCCAGGCTTTGGTATATCAGGTACAATGGGATTAGCATCACTCGGATTGTTCTTCTTTGGACATCTTGTTGCAGGGTTTGCTGGTTATGAAACATTTATTATATTTGTCATAGGGCTTATATTAGTCGTCGCTGAGTTTTTCGTGCCAGGTGGAATTGTTGGTATTTTAGGCGGCATACTTATCCTCGGAAGTATACTATTTGCAGGGCAGAGCTTTGTTCATATGGCCTACTCAATATTAATCGCAATGATAATTGCAGGTATAGGAATGGTGATACTTATGAAATTCTTCGGTAAAAAGCTACATATGTTCAATCGACTCGTGCTGAAAGATGCTACGACGACAGAGGAAGGCTATGTATCAAACGCAAACCGAATTGATTTAATTGGCAAGCAGGGGATATCTCTTACACCGTTACGTCCGGCAGGTACAGTTGTCGTTGATAATGAACGTATTGATGTTGTGACAGAAGGTGGCTATGTCGATGCTGGTAAAACAGTTGAAGTAATTAAAGTAGAAGGCTCTCGCATTGTCGTGAGAGAATTAAAAGAAAAAGGTGGAGAACAAGTATGA
- the floA gene encoding flotillin-like protein FloA (flotillin-like protein involved in membrane lipid rafts), with product MIIDATAITLIIAIVVIFLILAVFFTFVPVALWISALAAGVRVSIFTLIGMRLRRVIPSRIVNPLIKAHKAGIEVTINQLESHYLAGGNVDRVVNALIAAHRANIELTFERAAAIDLAGRDVLEAVQMSVNPKVIETPFIAGVAMNGIEVKAKARITVRANLDRLVGGAGEETIVARVGEGIVSTLGSSASHSKVLENPDLISQTVLSKGLDSGTAFEILSIDIADVDIGKNIGAELQIEQAQADKNIAQAKAEERRAMAVANEQEMIAKVQEMKAKVVEAEAEVPMAIAEALRSGNFGIMDYMNYKNIQADTSMRESISKVSNNDSQDPKNK from the coding sequence ATGATTATTGATGCAACAGCAATAACGCTAATTATTGCGATTGTCGTGATTTTCTTAATATTAGCTGTATTTTTCACATTCGTTCCAGTTGCACTATGGATTAGTGCGTTAGCAGCGGGTGTACGTGTAAGTATTTTCACATTAATTGGGATGCGCTTACGTCGCGTAATTCCTTCACGTATCGTAAATCCATTAATTAAAGCACATAAAGCAGGTATCGAGGTAACAATTAACCAATTAGAATCACATTATTTAGCTGGTGGTAATGTTGACCGTGTTGTTAATGCATTAATCGCAGCGCATCGTGCAAATATCGAATTAACTTTTGAACGTGCAGCAGCAATTGACTTAGCTGGACGTGATGTATTAGAAGCAGTACAAATGTCAGTAAATCCAAAAGTAATTGAAACGCCATTTATTGCTGGTGTGGCGATGAACGGAATCGAAGTAAAAGCAAAAGCGCGTATTACTGTACGTGCAAATCTAGACCGCTTAGTAGGTGGTGCTGGTGAAGAAACGATCGTTGCCCGTGTAGGTGAAGGTATCGTATCGACTTTAGGCTCGAGCGCTTCGCATTCTAAAGTATTAGAAAACCCAGATTTAATCTCTCAAACAGTACTTTCAAAAGGTTTAGACTCTGGTACGGCATTCGAAATTCTATCGATTGATATTGCAGACGTTGATATCGGTAAAAACATCGGTGCTGAATTACAAATCGAGCAAGCACAAGCAGATAAAAACATCGCGCAAGCTAAAGCCGAAGAGCGCCGTGCAATGGCCGTTGCTAACGAGCAAGAGATGATCGCGAAAGTTCAAGAAATGAAAGCAAAAGTAGTAGAAGCAGAAGCAGAAGTACCGATGGCGATAGCAGAAGCATTACGTTCTGGTAACTTCGGTATTATGGATTATATGAATTATAAAAACATCCAAGCTGATACATCAATGCGTGAATCAATTTCTAAAGTATCAAACAATGATAGTCAAGATCCAAAAAATAAATAA
- a CDS encoding RNA methyltransferase → MKKLFPTQSTLQISPFEKIHYNGNYELEKVADDYFECDVQKFRLQLAAKTIKVQYLYEEGFLIHFDTLHKLSIERNEK, encoded by the coding sequence TTGAAAAAATTATTTCCTACACAGTCTACTTTGCAAATTTCACCATTCGAAAAAATACATTATAACGGAAATTACGAACTCGAAAAGGTTGCAGATGACTATTTTGAATGTGATGTTCAAAAATTTCGATTACAATTGGCCGCAAAAACGATAAAGGTTCAATATTTGTATGAAGAAGGGTTTTTAATACACTTTGATACATTACATAAACTAAGCATTGAGCGAAATGAAAAATGA
- a CDS encoding sporulation protein YqfD gives MILISLKKSEQASEFIRCLRKNQVPLYKIRFQPQQIQFHIAYSHLKVVRQIRRKYQVKLTVDYVEPNRVLQKDSRTLIGLICLFVLPFIFSQYLWKLEVQADTIELSDDVMHYLNYDLAIEFPMYRKNFLTDNTLRQQIMEHYRQFSWVHIMKQGSHIVISPQLAPKVNTETKLNDQQHLIASNSGVVTHFDISKGIRQVEPNTTVYKGDTLVSGILSRGDEHYIVGAQGEVYADYWLETSFSIPKGIEMSVLVDSGWKYEWDIQQINKVFEKKSIKPLKSIVKLTPYHLFETKKEQIDEKQFDTLILPLLHEKMLRSLPLKSTIKSEKLLHVYADDDTVKGKVLFLVNENIAQPQPIHQGE, from the coding sequence ATGATCTTAATTTCTTTGAAAAAAAGTGAACAGGCCTCTGAATTTATTCGTTGTTTAAGAAAAAACCAGGTACCTCTATATAAAATCCGATTTCAACCACAACAAATCCAATTTCATATTGCGTATTCGCACTTAAAAGTTGTTCGACAAATTCGTAGGAAATATCAAGTGAAGCTAACGGTAGATTATGTTGAGCCAAATCGTGTACTCCAAAAAGATAGTCGTACACTAATCGGTTTGATTTGTTTGTTTGTATTACCTTTTATTTTTTCACAATATCTTTGGAAGTTGGAAGTACAAGCCGACACAATTGAACTTTCTGATGACGTTATGCACTATTTAAATTATGACTTAGCCATTGAATTTCCTATGTATCGAAAAAATTTTTTAACAGATAATACATTACGACAGCAAATAATGGAGCACTATCGTCAATTTTCATGGGTACATATCATGAAGCAAGGTAGTCATATAGTTATTTCACCTCAGCTTGCTCCGAAAGTGAATACAGAGACTAAGTTAAATGACCAGCAACATTTAATTGCTTCAAATAGTGGCGTTGTAACGCATTTTGATATTAGCAAAGGAATTCGTCAAGTAGAACCGAATACAACTGTCTATAAGGGCGATACACTCGTTTCAGGTATCTTAAGTCGCGGTGATGAACATTACATTGTTGGGGCACAGGGAGAAGTGTATGCAGATTATTGGTTGGAAACGTCATTTTCAATCCCCAAAGGAATAGAAATGAGTGTACTTGTGGACAGTGGTTGGAAATACGAATGGGATATTCAACAAATCAACAAAGTATTTGAAAAAAAATCCATTAAGCCATTAAAATCAATTGTGAAATTAACACCATATCACTTATTTGAAACAAAAAAAGAGCAAATTGACGAGAAACAATTCGATACATTGATATTGCCACTCTTACATGAAAAAATGCTGCGATCACTTCCTTTAAAATCAACCATTAAATCAGAAAAACTTTTGCACGTCTATGCTGATGATGATACAGTAAAAGGGAAAGTCCTATTTTTGGTAAATGAAAATATTGCACAACCACAACCTATTCATCAAGGAGAATGA
- a CDS encoding PhoH family protein, which yields MTEKFVELQIDNPNEAVMLLGMSDANITLIEETYGVQIITRGEVIQIAGDDLAKKNEAYSVLEALLKVIRKNINIDARDVSTAIEMANKGTIEYYAELYDEEIARSSKGKPIRAKTIGQREYIRAIRHKDLIFGIGPAGTGKTYLAVVMATQALKNGHVKRIILTRPAVEAGESLGFLPGDLKEKVDPYLRPLYDALHDIYGQEQTQRLIERGTIEIAPLAYMRGRTLDDAFVILDEAQNTTHQQMKMFLTRLGFGSKMVITGDKTQVDLPKNTESGLVVAERTLKYVKDIHFQILEQGDVVRHPLVARVIQAYTEQEL from the coding sequence ATGACTGAAAAATTTGTTGAGCTTCAAATCGATAATCCGAATGAAGCAGTAATGCTTTTAGGAATGTCAGATGCCAATATAACATTAATTGAAGAAACATACGGTGTTCAAATTATTACGCGTGGAGAAGTTATTCAAATTGCAGGAGACGATCTTGCCAAAAAGAATGAAGCATATTCAGTTTTAGAGGCGCTTTTAAAAGTAATTCGAAAAAATATTAATATTGACGCACGTGATGTGTCGACGGCCATTGAAATGGCCAACAAAGGAACAATTGAGTACTATGCAGAGTTATATGATGAGGAAATTGCGCGTAGTTCAAAAGGAAAGCCAATTCGTGCAAAAACAATTGGACAACGTGAATATATTCGTGCAATTCGTCATAAAGATTTGATTTTCGGTATCGGTCCAGCGGGCACAGGTAAAACTTATTTAGCTGTCGTCATGGCAACACAGGCGTTAAAAAATGGTCATGTAAAGCGTATTATTTTAACACGTCCAGCAGTTGAAGCAGGAGAGTCTTTAGGCTTTTTACCAGGTGATTTGAAAGAGAAGGTTGATCCATATTTACGTCCATTATATGACGCTTTACACGATATTTATGGTCAAGAACAAACGCAGCGTTTAATTGAACGCGGTACGATTGAAATTGCACCACTTGCGTACATGCGTGGGCGTACATTAGATGATGCTTTTGTTATATTAGATGAAGCACAGAATACAACGCATCAACAAATGAAAATGTTCTTAACACGATTAGGATTCGGTTCGAAAATGGTCATTACAGGTGATAAAACACAAGTAGATTTACCAAAAAACACAGAGTCGGGTTTGGTTGTAGCAGAACGCACATTAAAATATGTAAAAGATATTCACTTCCAAATATTAGAACAGGGCGATGTAGTCCGCCATCCATTAGTAGCTAGAGTAATACAGGCGTATACAGAACAAGAGCTTTAA